The following proteins are encoded in a genomic region of Diabrotica virgifera virgifera chromosome 1, PGI_DIABVI_V3a:
- the LOC114325449 gene encoding uncharacterized protein LOC114325449 gives MSLNSSNPIENPLTFRQLEYLISQWEFVTEEFQERFQCQNEAVNKLLDNCCANQRKLLPIDRRIIKSKTSQQHTECLLEYIYNSLLEVEKHLVPLEKDVMCTCIDFPEDLWRYEIYNKVESVYALISNAQQALTLTQMDICSTGILLPNKLCKVVYILNVLLNILEYCEAQINKMEIVASRTAGCFCL, from the exons ATGTCATTAAATTCTAGTAATCCCATTGAAAACCCTTTAACGTTCAGACAACTAGAATATTTAATTTCTCAATGGGAATTTGTTACAGAAGAATTTCAAGAAAGATTTCAATGTCAAAATGAAGCAGTGAACAAACTGTTAGATAACTGTTGTGCTAACCAACGTAAGTTGTTACCTATAGATAGACGAATTATTAAAAGTAAAACATCTCAGCAACATACAGAATGTCTTCTTGAATATATTTACAATAGTTTATTGGAAGTAGAAAAGCATCTTGTACCACTGGAAAAAGATGTTATGTGTACGTGCATAGATTTTCCAGAAGATCTTTGGAG ATACGAAATATACAACAAAGTAGAATCCGTATATGCGCTTATCAGTAATGCACAGCAAGCTCTTACCTTGACGCAGATGGACATATGCTCAACCGGCATATTATTACCCAACAAATTGTGTAAGGTAGTATATATTTTAAATGTACTGCTAAACATATTAGAATACTGCGAAGCGCAAATCAACAAAATGGAAATTGTGGCTAGTCGAACTGCAGGATgcttttgtttataa